The genomic stretch aaaggtccattcaaagaagatcttacatggaacacagacttcccggtacgtatgaagtctgcacatttattacattgtataacacgaatatttcataacttattttttttccgcactgaagtgcttaagacaggaacccgggaataacctatgtggctactacatctgtgagcacatgcacggttttttgggacccaagggaccgaatatgacgccgcacaacttaaaagtacgtaaaataaatatattactagttaattattttctagctccttatatgtatttgttcatgtaacattcacaaatttccaaattatagatgttaaatattcaacaaggactcttgaaggaagaaagagtagcggcaatatgtgaaggtctcattggattcataatggacgaggtggtaaatccaagaggagaattttattacgatggacgacaattagacactcctctcagcaacaccacgacgggcggaagatcgtaggaagatactttgatttatttgtatatatgatcgatttgtactaattaagctagttgaattgtgtatatgaattgtgtataaggattgtgtatatatatagtagttgtataattacaaatcccattcgtttaaatactagttgatttaattcattctaaaaaaatctcaactacaaggttaacaaattaaaagggccgcggtactactatacgtatacgtgatgcatgcatgaaaaattcagacgtcaccagtgccatgcaagcgcaaattagtcccggttggaattgagccgggactaaagggtacccctttagtcccggttggtgacaaaccgggactaaagggggtcctttactcgggactaaagaccccccccttttgtcccggttggtttatcccggatggatatccgagagatatgacccttaccaaccgggactaatgctcagttttctaccagtgaagGTAGACCTGATTGCTACTGAAAAGAACAGAAATTGAGCGGAGCATAGACCTGTCGTTGCTGCTCATCTGAGAGAGAAAGCAGAGCCTGATCTGCTGTGCTGTTGTTGCATGGCGGACTCCCTCTGCCGAGCAGGGGCGGCCAAGCacgggcgggcggaggcggccaagTGCGGCGGGGATCTGTCCAGGttcaggcggaggcggcgaccgAGCGCGGCATGGGAAGAAACGACGCTCGCCCAACGCTTCTCTTGCGGTGTCTTGGCTGCTTGGAAATCGGGACGACGTCATTTCGCAGTTGAGAAATCGTATCCTCGTTTTTTCTCCTCTCCCCTCGTTAATTCTCGTGACATGTCATGCTATTCAATGCTATGGAAACTGAATGACCTGAAGGGTTGGGACTGCTCCTAGGTCATCGAACAACCTGGAAGCAACAGACTCCTCCTCACTGGGAACAAGAAGTAATTAAAACGACAATCAATGGCGGGTAGCAATGGCAAGCAAGGAGCAGGTCAAATGGTCAATCCAAAGCACCATAGGGAGCTCACAGCATTCTCACAGTCACACGCCAGTTCACACTTCATGATGATGCGTCGCGGACAACGATGCCGATCGACCCCACGACGGCCCTGAGCCCGAACGCCGTGGGCAGGTCCGCCGCGGCCAGGGCGGCGCGTCGGAGACGCAGTTGGGCAGCGCAAAGGGAACGGAGGCCATGGTGGGCAcatgctgcggcggcggagagctcTCGAGGAGGCCAAGTGGACGGCCGAAACGCGGCGCGGAGACCCCGGGGGTGGACGGTGTTTCAAATACCGCCCACCCGCTGGGTGCCTCTACTCCGTCCGATCAGGGCTGTGCGGCTCACATAATTCGGAAATTGTCTCCTACATCCGTTTATTTTCGCCCAATCCATCGACGAGACGCGGACGGCGAGCCCGGTGCGCCGCCGGTGCCAGGCTCACTGGCACATCAGCGTGGGCTGTCGGACCGTCCTCGTCGgcaccaccgtcgccgccggcgaaccTGCCTGTGACACTAGCCACTGTTTTAGCACGGCAGTTTCTATCTCTGCAACTCATCCAGTCCTCACCATTCTTGGAGCTGTCAGTGTCTGATGCTATTTGAGTTTGAGGTTTCTTCTGTTGGGGGAGGCGTCTCGTCAGTCGTTACTCTTCCGACGCGCATCACAATTGTGCCTTTGAAAACATTTTGCGAAGAACACCATGACACATTATACACCAAACGTGCATCACAACTGACAAGGGTGTGATTGGAAACTTCCAATTACAGGTCATATTCGTCTATGACTCGAAACAGCCATGGCCAATCAATATACAGAAACAGCAGCAGATCAAAAGGATAAACCATAAGAAAGTGGAActgagaaaaaaagaataagaaaGAAACCAAAATGGCAACCGGATAATCAAGAAGTTTAACACATCCGATCCGTTAATCTCCTCATCCAGCACACCCCCCATCGGCCGATCAGTAGTTGAAGGCGGAGCACTTGCGGCGGACCTCGCCCTCGTTGCCGGTGCGCACCAGCGCCTCGCCGATCTTGCGCATGGACCGCGCGAACTGGTGGACGAAGAGCTGCGACGGCTGGTTGGCGAACGCCCTGACGTGGTCCCCCGTCCGGGAGTCCAGGAGCAGCTTCTGGTCCGTGTCCAGTACACCCCTCCCGTGCATCAGGTTCTTGTAGTACTGGTTGTCGAACGCCGTCGGCGTCTCGCCGTCGAGCTCCACgtactcgccgtcgccgccggcgccgcactTGCGCCGCAGGAAGTCGCCGTACCGGCGGTCCAGGAGCGCCGGCTTGTCCTTGCGCTTGCACAGGCCGGGCTTCACCGCGCCGCACGTGGCACGCCCGATCGTGTGGGCGCCGGAGAGGACGACGAGGTCGAAGATGGTGAGGCCTTTGGACTCGAAGAACCTGACGAGGTCGGTGACGCTCTTGCCGCCCATGGGCACGTGGAggtcggcctcggcggcgatcgAGTTCTTGCCGTCCCTGCGCCCGTACCGGAGCGGCCAGTAGGGGACCCCGACCGCTGTGGCGgcgtcgcgggcggcggcggtgaggatgtcggcgcaggagacggtggcgtGGCACTTGGATTCCATCTCCTTCTTGATCTTCTCGATCAGGTCGAAGCCGCGCAGCGTCCGGCTCGCCTCCGCGTACTTCTCGCTCTTCTTCGGCTCGTCGATCAGGACGGACGCGTCGACGCCCTGCGCCGGCGAGCAAGCGCGAATCAGCATGCATGGATGGCATTGCAAGATGATCAAGAACAGATGGAACTGTGGTCGGCGTGCGTACCTGGACGGCGAAGTCGTGGAAGAAGAGGCGGATGAGGCTGGCGGCGAGTGTGTAGTCGTCGCGGATGGCCTTCCTCACGGCCTTCTGGACGATGCCCTCCATTTCCGGGCACGACTTGCGGTAGAACCCGGCGTCCAGGCCTTTCACGGGCTTCTCGTACGCCGGGATGTGGTAAACACCTTCCTGCTCGCCGTTGCCCTTCGGCCCCGACGAagcgccgtcgccaccgccgtagCCGTTCGCCGCCACCGAGgtggcgaagaggaggaggagcaacgccgagacggcgaggaagggggAGATAGCCGGCGGTGGCGTCCTCATCGTGCTCCTTCGATCGTCGGGGGCTGAGGCTTCTCTTCTTGCGAGAGATGGATCGACCTGGGATTGCTTTGCAGGATACTTATACAGCTGCTACTCTCTTGTCCTGCGAGGTAGCACGTAGTACATGGGAGCACGTAGGCCAAGCGAAGGGGACCCAAACGACGTGAGGCGCAGCACATGCATTTCGATCGGTGATATAGAAATGGCTTGCACGTAGGGGAGGAGGTTGTTGGAGTGATCGGATTATTGTTAATCGTTGTTGGCATTTGTCAAAACTATGAGCATTTGAAATTAAGCCTGTGTGTGTTGTATTGCAGATGAGGAGGTCGTTGCATAGATTAGTCGGCATGAATTTTGCTAGAGCTTCGCCTGTCGAGGGATCATGCCGGCAATGCTATCGCATGAGCAATTATTGGAGTATCTGAGAACAGAAGTCAAATGGACATAGCCACATTACAATTTCCTATTGGCTCTTACAGataaagaaaaatgagaaagaaCGATAATCAGATCACCGACATTTGCAACTTACAAGCCGGTTAAACTTTGCACCAGTCTCCAAAGCTTACAATGAAATACCCAACaatccaaagtccaaacagaTCCTTACTAGCTAAGGTGCACTGAAATGCGAAGATTGCGGTCTGTGGGGATGAACTCCTCTCATATTTCAGCAGGTTTACGCTTTCAGCTGCCAAGAAAAAGTGTTCACAAGAACAACACAAACTTAGCCTATTTTAGCATTTGTATATTAGCAAAACTCCTCGATAAGGTTATTAAATTTACAGGGTCCGGGATATCAGTGGAAAGAATGCTCTCGCTTGTGTGAACAAGCTGCAGTGAATACCAACTCGGTATTCTGCGTAAACTATTGTACAGATGAATGCTTCCTATTCATGCCCTAGGGGGAAGAACTTCTCTATTTCTACGGCAACATCTCAACTTTCCTTAGACTAGCTCTCAACTGCTTCAAGATTTACTGCTAGCAAATCGTTCCATGTATCGGTTAATCCAGGCAGGCACCAATGCATGCAATCGTCGTGCTTTTTGCCGCCAGTGGTTGAAGGATGAGCATCAGCCCTGAATTCACTCATGCGAGTGATGTCCAAAACTCTGAAAGTAGACTGTTCAAGAGCCTTCATCAAGTGTTTGTTTACCAAGCGTGCTTCCATATTCGTGCCATTATTGTCCAAAGAGAAAAATTCTTCCACCTGAACGAATTCAACCACAATATATTActccaaagaaaagaaaaacagattTTGCCAGTAACGCTGTAACAGCTGACCATTCAATGGCCTTGCGAAATTGACCAAGGGTTCAGTACAACACTAATCTAACATAGGTTAATGGAATCAAGTAAGCTGGGACTTGCTTGTCCATCAGTTAGCGTATAATCGTGGTGGAAATGCTGTCTCAATGGGAACCTTTCGAAGATTGATCACAGAGGATAAAACAACAAAAGCtacatccttttcttttggttgcCATGTTAATGTTTGTTAAACTGTGCTTGAAATGCTAGGTCAATATAAAAACATTCATAGGAAAAAGGTGTAGTTGGCTCAAAAGGATCAAACCCCTTCAGTACAAGGTCCCAAGTTCATGAAAAAAGAACAATcaaattatttttctttctgttCAGATAAAATAGATGCAGCTGCACTAATCAGATGTACAATTCTTCATTGCCTTAACAACAGAAGAGGGTCCATCCAAAATATGTCTAACATGGTAACATGTCTAACTGAGCTTAAACCTAAGTTAAATAAGCTGATCTAAATATGTAGCGCGGTTTCAATAAACAATACTATCGTGCAGTCATATTATGATCTTCAATAAATCATTTCTCATTCTCTATATTAACATTTGTTCTACACTTCTACTCCTACCAGAAAATACAAGAACATAGGGAAAGGGCATGTTTCAGCACACTCTCACATATATATGCCAGGATAATATGCATGATGCTGGAACAAAAAGGGAAGAAACAGGAAGCATGCAGGAAAAGACGAAAAATTATATTTAAGCATTTCATGTAATTAGTCTCAGTACCTCTTCTGAGGACAAGGGCTGGTTACGTTGACAAGATCCACCTTCATTCCAGTCACCACCTTCAAAATGTCTAGGAGATTGTGTGCGGAAGAATTTCAGCGCATTTGGTCTCATTGCTTTGTTCACGAATGTTATCTGACGGAAATTATTTATCCAGAGCACAAGAAATATAAGTAGAGTACGATTGTGATAGACAGATTGGCAGtaattttctctcttttttttcaagagATACAAAACCCACAGCCATTCAGATCAAATGCACATGGTAAAGAATATTCGACAGGAAACTGACAAAAACATGTCAACTAGTTGAAGTAGAAACAACAGCCAATTATAGTAAGAGAACATCAGGATTCAGTTACATATGATTTTCATGCATGGATAAAATGGATATTAGATATCAGGTTATCAGCAAGGATACTTTAAACCAAAACTTCAAGAAACATGAAGAAACAAAGCTACAGGCATACCATGTGTTGAAGAGCCAAATCCAGTCCGGCAGATGGCAGTAAAGGAGGTACAACAGGCTTCCCGTTCTCAAAGAACAGCATCGGTGATTCTATTGGATCGAACTTCGAGGGTGCCCACCACCTGTGTATataaagcaaagcaaaatgaGACTAGTGACACAAAATATCAGCAGCATGacaatacaatcatgataaaagAAACTTAGAAATCAAAGAATAGCTGTGGTGGTGGGTTGGCCCTCACTATACATAATGTGTCAAAATTTTATCTAGTATAGCAAAGCATACAGAAACCAACATGTTAGCTGTTGCTAAAATTCAAGATGCCACGATGCTCTCTGAAAGTGAAAGACATACAGTAAGCCAAAGAGTTGAGAACACCACAATCTCTTCCATCACTAACAGGCTCAGCAAAAAAGATATTTACTGGCAGTGTGGCACCTGCCAAATCATGTAAGCAACTATCAACAGTCACTGGTTCCTGATGTATTAACTTGCCATCAAGATAAATTGTGAGCAATAACTAGTTGAGTGCACTATGGTCAAGTTTGAAGGGGGAAAAGAATGGAACTTCAAGTTGATCTGTCAACTAATTACGTTGAGAATTTATAACATTTAAACCCCGTTAATTTGGCATCAATAATAAAATGTTGATTTGATGCTCAACTTGTTCGTAAATAATGATGTTGACATACCAATGCCCAGTGTTGAAAATAAGAACATCATGGAAGCTACATGCCTCTACCCATGTTTGGTCAGGAATATCAACATCAACTCTGTAACCTTGCTTATATCCAAGGGATTCTAGAGGGCCTCCATTCGGACTGGCTGACCACCTGTAAAATGAGCAATGTAGGTTTGATCAAAGATGACCAATTTGATGGGCAAAAGTACCACACTTACAAAAAAAATGTTATAAATCAGACAATATTGAAAAATAGTGAGCTGATAAGCACATAGTTTTATTAAAATTAACccattttttcttaaaaaaggtAGCAAGTGGTCAACTGGGAAATGTTTCAATTTTTCAATGCACCCAAGTTACATCTAGAATCCTAAATGAAAGCAAGGTATCGAaagttgaaaataaaaatactgCATAAATCACAATAAAAGTATATTGTAAGGCCAAATAACCATTTTATGTTAATAAAATGAAATAACACTTCTTACCTACCATGGCGTACCAAAAGATTTGTCCTGTGGTAAGCCACGGTGAGGTTATAGTGGAGGAAGGTGAAACCACGGTCTGCCCCTGCAGGACGCCACTTGCAAACCTCACTGCTGACTCCCCTGAGCATGCATACTAATGAGACAAACATGTTGCGATTCAATGAATCGCCCACAAAT from Setaria italica strain Yugu1 chromosome II, Setaria_italica_v2.0, whole genome shotgun sequence encodes the following:
- the LOC101782224 gene encoding peroxidase 7; amino-acid sequence: MRTPPPAISPFLAVSALLLLLFATSVAANGYGGGDGASSGPKGNGEQEGVYHIPAYEKPVKGLDAGFYRKSCPEMEGIVQKAVRKAIRDDYTLAASLIRLFFHDFAVQGVDASVLIDEPKKSEKYAEASRTLRGFDLIEKIKKEMESKCHATVSCADILTAAARDAATAVGVPYWPLRYGRRDGKNSIAAEADLHVPMGGKSVTDLVRFFESKGLTIFDLVVLSGAHTIGRATCGAVKPGLCKRKDKPALLDRRYGDFLRRKCGAGGDGEYVELDGETPTAFDNQYYKNLMHGRGVLDTDQKLLLDSRTGDHVRAFANQPSQLFVHQFARSMRKIGEALVRTGNEGEVRRKCSAFNY
- the LOC101782629 gene encoding protein trichome birefringence-like 13 — its product is MPPPARSPASGPRRRALLLPLLLLPLLLLLINLISSPSPRSLPAPGKPSQACDYSAGEWVRDASPGPALRYDHTCKEIFKGWNCIANGKANGRDLLRWRWRPSGAGCELPRLDPLRFLERHRDSSIGFVGDSLNRNMFVSLVCMLRGVSSEVCKWRPAGADRGFTFLHYNLTVAYHRTNLLVRHGRWSASPNGGPLESLGYKQGYRVDVDIPDQTWVEACSFHDVLIFNTGHWWWAPSKFDPIESPMLFFENGKPVVPPLLPSAGLDLALQHMITFVNKAMRPNALKFFRTQSPRHFEGGDWNEGGSCQRNQPLSSEEVEEFFSLDNNGTNMEARLVNKHLMKALEQSTFRVLDITRMSEFRADAHPSTTGGKKHDDCMHWCLPGLTDTWNDLLAVNLEAVES